Proteins from a single region of Campylobacter sp. RM16704:
- a CDS encoding cytochrome c biogenesis protein — protein MHYFFSFAMSFLLMSLYALSCAIATFIENDFGISAAKALIYDNAWFDILHLLLGINLIGIIYYNKLIQRKKYPSLLLHVSFIVILIGAGLTRYFGLEGGMHIREGESSNTIVTREEFIKIIDFDTNLSLEFPISFTSLTQNHFEKTFIFENEKISIKSINYTPQKDALTPASLELNIDYQNKNKTLTLNPNYNGKEILSFNFEGKNFGINWGPKEIKLPFSLYLEDFSLERYLGSMSPSSYTSKVKIIDQNNNTNLYYDIFMNNVLDYGGYRFFQSSYDQDEQGTILSVNKDPGKFPTYIGYSLLILGFLWILFDKNSRFHRLSVYLKKRQNFILVFLFFASFQIPLYAQNEKEDILKLINNLQKNTYEHSLNFGKLLIQDYNGRIKPLDTLAMEFIYKITGKDNFLKLHYNQIFLAMMIYPQEFRQIKMIATKTTQLRELIGADKDEKYIAFNDVFDNGTYKLTNYVEEANRKKPALRTNFDKDILALDEKINHAYYIYSGQALTIIPDINEQTLKWFSPVQILPFAKEDVERLQMLLVNYFLQTRKSVENNEWQAPNEILQSLKDYQLHYGSKVLPQKERIDFEILLNHYNIFDNLTFAYISFALILFILCFYTMFKNMPLSKFIYKILYFILSLCVFIHTIALITRWYVGDHAPWSNAYESMIYIAFACAISALIFFKNSPLALSCASFLAGITLFVAHLGFMDPQIGNLIPVLKSYWLNIHVSVITASYGFLALCFMIGILSLILFILRGKNTNIDQNIIKLHCINEMSMIIGLAMLTIGNFLGGIWANESWGRYWGWDPKETWALISIVIYAMVLHLRFIFKTHFIFVFACASVLAFYSILMTYFGVNFYLSGLHSYASGDSFPIPTFIYVLVIINFILIVSASFKRDLQTPNF, from the coding sequence ATGCATTATTTTTTTTCCTTTGCAATGAGTTTTTTACTAATGAGTTTGTATGCATTATCGTGTGCTATCGCAACTTTTATAGAAAATGATTTTGGCATTAGTGCCGCTAAAGCCTTAATTTATGATAATGCTTGGTTTGATATATTACACTTACTACTAGGAATTAATCTAATTGGAATTATTTATTATAATAAACTCATTCAAAGAAAAAAATATCCTAGCCTACTTTTACATGTATCTTTTATTGTCATTTTAATTGGAGCAGGATTGACTAGATATTTTGGCTTAGAAGGTGGTATGCACATTAGAGAAGGAGAAAGTTCTAATACTATTGTTACTAGAGAAGAATTTATAAAAATTATAGACTTTGATACAAATTTAAGTTTAGAATTTCCCATTAGTTTTACTTCACTCACTCAAAATCATTTTGAAAAAACTTTTATTTTTGAAAACGAAAAAATATCTATTAAATCTATAAATTATACACCACAAAAAGATGCACTCACACCTGCAAGTTTGGAATTAAATATTGACTATCAAAATAAAAATAAAACTCTAACATTAAATCCAAATTATAATGGTAAAGAAATACTTAGTTTTAATTTTGAAGGAAAAAATTTTGGCATTAATTGGGGGCCAAAAGAAATAAAACTTCCTTTTTCGCTATATCTAGAAGATTTTTCATTGGAACGATATTTAGGTTCTATGAGTCCATCATCATATACTTCTAAAGTAAAAATTATAGATCAAAACAATAATACTAATTTATATTATGATATTTTTATGAATAATGTTCTTGATTATGGAGGATATAGATTTTTCCAAAGTTCTTATGATCAAGATGAGCAAGGAACTATACTTTCTGTTAATAAAGATCCTGGCAAATTTCCTACTTATATAGGCTATAGTTTGCTTATCTTAGGATTTTTATGGATTTTATTTGATAAAAATTCAAGATTTCATCGTTTAAGCGTATATTTAAAAAAAAGACAAAATTTTATACTAGTATTTTTGTTTTTTGCTAGTTTCCAAATTCCACTTTATGCACAAAATGAAAAAGAAGATATTTTAAAACTCATAAATAATTTACAAAAAAATACTTACGAGCATTCTTTAAATTTTGGAAAACTTTTAATTCAAGATTATAATGGTAGAATTAAACCTCTAGATACCCTTGCTATGGAATTTATTTATAAAATTACAGGGAAAGATAATTTTTTAAAACTACATTATAATCAAATTTTTTTAGCTATGATGATTTATCCTCAAGAATTTAGACAAATTAAGATGATAGCTACAAAAACTACGCAACTTAGAGAATTAATAGGAGCTGATAAAGATGAAAAATATATAGCCTTTAATGATGTTTTTGACAATGGAACTTATAAATTAACTAATTATGTAGAAGAAGCTAATAGAAAAAAACCTGCCTTACGAACAAATTTTGATAAAGATATATTGGCATTAGATGAAAAAATCAATCATGCTTATTATATTTATAGCGGCCAAGCTTTAACTATCATTCCTGATATTAACGAACAAACTTTGAAATGGTTCTCGCCTGTTCAAATTTTACCATTTGCAAAAGAAGATGTAGAACGCTTACAAATGCTTTTGGTTAACTATTTTCTACAAACACGCAAAAGTGTTGAAAATAATGAATGGCAAGCACCGAATGAAATTTTACAATCATTAAAGGATTACCAATTGCACTATGGAAGCAAGGTATTACCGCAAAAAGAAAGAATTGACTTTGAGATTTTACTAAATCATTATAATATTTTTGACAATCTCACTTTTGCTTATATAAGTTTTGCTTTGATTCTATTTATTTTATGTTTTTATACTATGTTTAAAAACATGCCTTTATCTAAATTTATTTATAAAATTTTATATTTTATTTTATCTTTATGTGTTTTTATACATACTATAGCACTAATAACAAGGTGGTATGTAGGTGATCATGCACCTTGGAGTAATGCTTATGAAAGTATGATATATATTGCTTTTGCCTGTGCAATAAGTGCTTTAATATTTTTTAAAAATTCTCCATTAGCACTTAGTTGTGCTAGTTTCTTAGCGGGTATTACTCTTTTTGTCGCTCATCTTGGTTTTATGGATCCTCAAATAGGAAATTTAATTCCAGTGTTAAAATCTTATTGGCTTAATATACATGTATCTGTTATTACAGCAAGCTATGGATTTTTAGCTCTTTGTTTTATGATTGGAATTTTAAGTTTAATTCTTTTTATACTAAGAGGAAAAAACACTAACATAGATCAAAATATTATCAAACTTCATTGTATAAATGAAATGTCTATGATTATAGGTCTTGCTATGCTTACTATAGGGAATTTTTTAGGTGGTATTTGGGCGAATGAGAGTTGGGGTAGATATTGGGGTTGGGATCCAAAAGAAACTTGGGCTTTAATTTCTATTGTAATTTATGCCATGGTGCTTCACTTAAGATTTATCTTTAAAACGCATTTTATTTTTGTTTTTGCGTGTGCTAGTGTTTTGGCATTTTATAGTATTTTAATGACTTATTTTGGGGTAAATTTTTATCTTTCAGGACTTCATTCATACGCAAGCGGAGATTCATTTCCCATACCAACTTTTATATATGTTTTGGTAATAATTAATTTTATTTTGATAGTAAGTGCTAGTTTTAAAAGAGATCTACAAACACCTAATTTTTAA
- a CDS encoding cytochrome c family protein, with amino-acid sequence MKNLITRLFIVLFTLFTPSGFLFAEANGEIGSIEGVKTISLAQAQDMLDQNNTYFFDVNSEQDRQANGYIPNSISTYVENWESLLPNDKNANLVFYGLNRFGFEASQAAAIAIELGYKNSVVMLDGIESWATSGRKVEKIDTVKWEKAKDVIEFKDTIHSRFKFSDTPSCRDCHAQKGKGIRADIAASKNLINQKCATCHEKASNALAKSAHGIENFLPIQNGEKKKEKPSCATCHSVHVTPKHSGIFSQKQLVDQKCAQCHKQKAQTFHMTFHGKGMILSTPGDTPSVATCSDCHGKHNILKSSERNSTLSPINRVETCKSCHPNSNENFANWIAHADHSDGENYPGLHGAYIFMTALVISVFVFFGAHTILWCLRLIAMRIKYPKEWKEAREAAHEDKVRVRRFSTFHRIQHFFMAASFLGLAFSGLPQKFYDAPWAKPMIDLMGGDIINAATIHHISAIVMFAVFFSHIGEIIIVNWNRRDVARDPITGKLSFMKVLKATFGPDSLMPNWQDFKDMKDHFKWFFGFGPRPQFDRWTYWEKFDYLAVFWGMFIIGISGLVLWFPAFFGKFLPGEAINLATLLHSDEALLATGFIFAIHFFNTHFRADRFPMDMVIFSGSITEEEIKQERSVWYKRLKESGKLSSLYENKSNFKSYQWLAKFAGFAMLITGLVFLFLMLYTFFNTIL; translated from the coding sequence TTGAAAAATTTAATTACTCGACTTTTTATTGTTCTTTTTACTCTTTTTACACCATCAGGATTTTTATTTGCTGAAGCTAATGGAGAAATTGGGTCAATAGAAGGTGTTAAAACAATTAGTTTAGCTCAAGCACAAGATATGCTTGATCAAAATAATACCTATTTTTTTGATGTAAATTCAGAGCAAGATAGACAAGCTAATGGATATATACCTAATTCTATATCAACTTATGTAGAAAACTGGGAAAGTTTACTACCTAATGATAAAAATGCAAATTTAGTATTTTATGGTTTAAATCGTTTTGGATTTGAAGCTTCTCAAGCAGCAGCTATAGCTATAGAGCTAGGATATAAAAATTCAGTTGTTATGCTTGATGGTATAGAATCATGGGCAACCTCTGGAAGAAAAGTAGAAAAAATAGACACTGTAAAATGGGAAAAAGCTAAAGATGTGATAGAATTTAAAGATACTATCCACTCAAGATTTAAATTTAGCGATACTCCATCTTGCCGTGATTGCCATGCTCAAAAAGGCAAAGGAATTAGAGCAGATATTGCTGCTAGTAAAAATTTAATCAATCAAAAATGTGCTACATGCCATGAAAAAGCAAGTAATGCTTTAGCAAAAAGTGCTCATGGAATTGAAAATTTCTTACCTATTCAAAATGGAGAAAAAAAGAAAGAAAAACCTTCTTGTGCGACTTGTCACTCTGTGCATGTAACGCCAAAACACTCAGGAATTTTTTCACAAAAGCAATTAGTAGATCAAAAGTGTGCACAATGTCATAAGCAAAAAGCACAAACATTCCATATGACTTTCCACGGAAAAGGTATGATTTTAAGCACTCCTGGTGATACGCCAAGTGTTGCTACATGTTCTGATTGCCATGGTAAGCATAATATTTTAAAATCTAGCGAAAGAAATTCAACTTTATCACCAATTAATCGTGTTGAAACTTGTAAATCATGTCACCCAAATTCTAATGAAAATTTTGCAAATTGGATAGCACATGCTGATCATAGTGATGGAGAAAACTACCCAGGATTACATGGAGCATATATTTTTATGACAGCTTTAGTTATTTCTGTGTTTGTATTTTTTGGAGCTCATACTATACTTTGGTGTTTACGCTTAATTGCTATGCGTATAAAATATCCTAAAGAATGGAAAGAAGCAAGAGAGGCAGCACATGAAGATAAAGTCAGAGTAAGAAGATTTAGTACTTTCCATAGAATTCAGCATTTCTTTATGGCAGCAAGCTTCTTAGGACTTGCATTCTCAGGCTTACCACAAAAATTCTATGATGCACCTTGGGCTAAACCTATGATCGATTTAATGGGCGGTGATATTATCAATGCAGCTACCATTCACCATATATCTGCTATTGTAATGTTTGCAGTATTCTTCTCACACATTGGTGAAATTATCATTGTAAACTGGAATCGTCGTGATGTGGCAAGAGATCCTATTACCGGTAAATTAAGCTTTATGAAAGTATTGAAAGCAACCTTTGGTCCTGATTCTTTAATGCCAAATTGGCAAGACTTTAAAGATATGAAAGATCATTTTAAATGGTTTTTTGGTTTTGGCCCAAGACCTCAATTTGATCGTTGGACTTATTGGGAAAAATTTGATTATTTAGCGGTATTTTGGGGTATGTTTATCATCGGTATTTCAGGACTTGTTCTATGGTTCCCTGCATTCTTTGGTAAATTTTTACCAGGAGAAGCTATTAATCTAGCAACCCTACTTCACTCTGATGAAGCTTTACTTGCAACAGGATTTATTTTTGCAATTCACTTCTTCAATACACACTTTAGAGCAGATCGCTTCCCTATGGATATGGTAATTTTCTCAGGAAGTATCACAGAAGAAGAGATTAAACAAGAAAGAAGCGTATGGTATAAACGCTTAAAAGAAAGTGGAAAATTAAGTTCATTGTATGAAAATAAAAGTAACTTTAAATCATATCAATGGTTAGCGAAATTTGCTGGTTTTGCAATGCTAATTACTGGTTTAGTGTTCTTATTCTTAATGCTTTATACTTTCTTTAATACTATCTTATAA
- a CDS encoding cytochrome c family protein, translated as MKHKLAKVVTYSCLALGIGLATQSFASSEPRTLDGYVSQEDAFFDYLYKNHPIFKYEKEGRLVGKFTHSDRTENWVLNQNGPKFAKEHGLKQTSITYRLPYESFLDFPNKFVGPKKCGECHPAQYASWERSRHAKTVRFPHEMEEVGGAEGLKKPMYNSQATILPDGIYPNDVYALIGTPRTKYGFIDRWLLRGTYHVEDGNLSDLTGKLTAGGNQFSRLWSEFLTPEMAQKIAAFAPGFPTKMEDFGGNGSQVWGTNSYAATYKEKAVFQPATAYCETCHTFKFDFKSKEEFYKALGNPKELQKHTVSKGITCEECHGAGAHLYGARGAGMPSNCERCHQRFSYNETDAKINPRKPLNAYFKSSCPACGTEGAQMYSSAHYDKGMRCNTCHDPHEVTFNDWKSGYTKTKLKKTCKECHETQASFFKKGGIHAKDNCTACHMPNMMSCENFGAVQNPDKGGFDNVRASHIWNIKVDKTAKTLNPPEGKERSPKVGGWTIARDDEGRFFIDLMWSCGRTSFSDINLMGPGASGCHSAVQSTLPEKLHFTNQEMIYDKVMQWQNPVKEGYEKIRKGIASIDKTFAEKTRLSVEQKSRVLNLTNQAQAIADRLEKDGSWGVHGPAYSKKIIEEALIYIQEAQNILGK; from the coding sequence CCTAGAACTCTTGATGGTTATGTAAGTCAAGAAGATGCATTCTTTGACTATCTATATAAAAACCATCCTATTTTCAAGTATGAAAAAGAAGGTCGCTTGGTGGGAAAATTTACCCATAGTGATAGAACTGAAAATTGGGTTTTAAATCAAAATGGACCTAAATTTGCTAAAGAACATGGTTTAAAGCAAACTTCTATTACTTATCGTCTACCTTATGAGTCTTTTTTAGATTTTCCAAACAAATTCGTAGGTCCAAAAAAATGTGGTGAGTGTCATCCTGCTCAATATGCCTCTTGGGAACGCTCTCGCCATGCCAAAACCGTGCGTTTCCCACATGAAATGGAAGAAGTTGGTGGTGCTGAAGGTTTAAAAAAACCTATGTATAACTCTCAAGCTACTATTTTACCTGATGGAATTTATCCAAATGATGTTTATGCATTAATTGGTACTCCTAGAACAAAATATGGTTTTATCGATAGATGGCTATTACGCGGAACCTATCATGTTGAAGATGGAAATTTAAGTGATTTAACTGGTAAACTAACTGCTGGTGGCAATCAATTTTCAAGGCTTTGGAGTGAATTTTTAACTCCTGAAATGGCACAAAAAATTGCTGCTTTTGCACCAGGATTTCCTACTAAAATGGAAGATTTTGGTGGTAATGGTTCTCAAGTTTGGGGAACAAATTCTTATGCTGCTACTTATAAAGAAAAAGCTGTTTTTCAACCTGCGACTGCATATTGTGAAACCTGTCACACTTTTAAATTTGATTTTAAAAGTAAAGAAGAATTTTATAAAGCTTTAGGTAATCCAAAAGAACTTCAAAAACACACTGTTTCAAAAGGTATCACCTGTGAAGAGTGTCACGGAGCTGGAGCACACCTTTATGGCGCAAGAGGTGCAGGTATGCCATCAAATTGTGAAAGATGTCATCAAAGATTTTCATACAATGAAACTGATGCTAAAATCAATCCTAGAAAACCTTTAAATGCTTATTTTAAATCAAGTTGTCCAGCATGTGGGACCGAAGGGGCGCAAATGTATTCTTCAGCTCACTATGATAAAGGTATGAGATGTAATACTTGTCATGACCCACATGAAGTAACTTTTAATGATTGGAAAAGTGGATATACTAAAACAAAACTTAAAAAAACTTGTAAAGAATGTCACGAAACTCAAGCAAGTTTCTTTAAAAAAGGTGGAATTCACGCAAAAGATAATTGTACAGCTTGCCATATGCCGAATATGATGAGTTGTGAAAACTTTGGTGCAGTTCAAAATCCAGATAAGGGTGGTTTTGATAATGTTAGAGCATCTCATATTTGGAATATTAAAGTAGATAAAACTGCTAAAACTCTTAATCCACCAGAAGGCAAAGAAAGATCACCTAAAGTTGGTGGATGGACTATTGCTAGAGATGATGAAGGAAGATTTTTTATTGATTTAATGTGGAGTTGTGGTAGAACAAGCTTTAGTGATATCAACTTAATGGGACCAGGAGCTAGTGGATGTCATAGTGCAGTTCAATCAACATTACCTGAAAAACTTCATTTTACAAATCAAGAAATGATTTATGATAAAGTAATGCAATGGCAAAATCCCGTTAAAGAAGGTTATGAAAAAATTAGAAAAGGTATAGCAAGTATTGATAAAACTTTTGCTGAAAAAACAAGACTTTCAGTGGAACAAAAATCAAGAGTTTTAAACCTTACTAATCAAGCACAAGCTATAGCAGATAGATTAGAAAAAGATGGATCTTGGGGTGTTCATGGACCTGCTTATTCTAAGAAAATTATAGAAGAAGCTTTAATTTATATCCAAGAAGCTCAAAATATCCTAGGTAAATAA
- a CDS encoding SoxW family protein: MFKKTISLSILSMAFIACSNSDKIDSNLISDGTQYTKENQKKANDLDKKSYEEIAHLFKDNTDIKSNDKNILIIFSANHCTYCDKLKEEIIQNEKIQKQIKNDYSSYYINISYKKIHIFYKNQKSDLSTSELSGIYNIIATPTIVILNKKSQTLFNYPGFISAKRLSATMEFLNQKENQNLDEETIAKKLLHFYKENKI, from the coding sequence ATGTTTAAAAAAACAATTTCACTTAGTATTTTAAGTATGGCTTTCATTGCTTGTTCAAATAGCGATAAAATTGATTCAAATTTAATTTCAGATGGAACTCAATACACAAAAGAAAATCAAAAAAAAGCCAATGATTTGGATAAAAAATCTTATGAAGAAATTGCACATTTATTTAAAGATAATACAGACATTAAAAGTAACGATAAAAATATTCTAATTATATTCAGTGCTAATCATTGCACATATTGTGATAAATTAAAAGAAGAAATAATTCAAAATGAAAAAATACAAAAACAAATTAAAAATGATTATAGTTCATACTATATAAATATAAGTTATAAAAAAATTCATATATTTTATAAAAATCAAAAAAGTGATTTAAGTACTAGTGAACTTTCAGGTATTTACAACATAATAGCCACTCCTACTATAGTAATACTCAATAAAAAAAGCCAAACTCTATTTAACTATCCTGGATTTATTAGTGCTAAAAGACTTAGTGCTACAATGGAGTTTTTAAATCAAAAAGAGAATCAAAATTTAGATGAAGAAACGATAGCAAAAAAACTTTTACATTTTTACAAAGAAAATAAAATTTAA